TTACGTATATTGTCTGGAAGTAGAGAGTTCGAACACGCTCTCAGCGAATGGAATAATCACAGGACAGTGTGATGGCGACGAAGACTGTGTAATGTTATTGCTCGACGGACTATTGAATTTCAGTAAATCATTCTTGCCTGATAAGAGGGGTGGTAAGATGGACGCACCCCTGGTCATGTCCTCCCGGATCGATCCCTCCGAAATCGACGACGAGGCCCACAACATGGACATCGTCTCCCAGTACCCTCGCGAGTTTTACCTCGCAACCCGCGAACAGGCCGATCCGGAGGAAGTCGATATCCAGATTGGCGAGGACACGCTCGGAACCGACGGCGAGTACACCGGCTTCGAGCACACCCACGACACCACCGACATCGCGATGGGACCGGACCTCTCGGCGTACAAGACGCTCGGCTCGATGATGGACAAGATGGACGCCCAGCTCGAACTCTCGCGGAAACTCGCCGCCGTCGACGAAACTGACGTGGCCGAGCGAGTCATCGAATACCACTTCCTTCCGGACCTCATCGGAAACCTTCGCGCGTTCTCTCGGCAGGAAACCCGCTGTCTCGACTGCGGCGAGAAGTTCCGACGGATGCCACTGACCGGCGACTGTCGGGAGTGTGGCGGTCGCGTCAATCTCACCGTCCACCAGGGATCGGTCAACAAGTACATGCAGACGGCGATTCAGGTCGCCGAGGAGTACGACTGCCGGGACTATACCAAGCAGCGACTGGAAGTACTCGAGAAGTCACTCGAGAGTATCTTCGAGAACGACAAGAACAAACAGTCCGGTATCGAGGACTTCATGTAACTGCCATCGGCTGATTTTGGCCTGGCGTAGACTGCTCGAGGTCGTTTTTGGCGGTCGTTCCCTGGCCGCAGGCAGTGAACGTGTGTCTGTGTGTGTCTGTGTGTGTCTGTGTGTGTCTGTGTGTGTCTGTCGTCCCCTGCACTCTGTGCGGAGTTGCTCGTGGCACGTTCTGTCCCCTAGGCACTGTTTCGCTGGCCTATGTCCGTTCAGGTCGCCTTTTCTAATACCTGGTCCTATGTTAGCGGGGATAATTCCAACCAACTACAACCTCATCCGGTACTTATTTGGATGTTTGATTGTGTTATAGTCACGCAATGACGACAATGGATGGAGTGAAGAAGGGCAGCCAACTCGTGACGAAGTTCTTCGTTCTCTGGGTGATTATTGCGGCGGTGTTAGCATTTGCACAGCCAGAGAGTTTCGCCTGGCTTGGTGATTACATCTCCTACCTGTTAGCGATCGTAATGCTGGGGATGGGGATGACGCTTACCATCGAAGACTTCAGACGGATTCTCGAGCGACCACGGGACGTCGTTCTTGGAGCGGTCGCTCAGTGGGTCATCATGCCTATTTCTGCGTACGCGCTGGTCGTCTTCCTCTCGCTTCCGGCAGAGATTGGAATTGGGCTTATTCTCCTCGGTGCAGCACCGGGTGGGACAGCATCGAACGTGTACACTTATCTCGGCAAGGGGGACGTGGCGCTCTCGGTGACGGTGACGTCGGTGACGACGCTCGCGGCACCGATCGTGATGCCCGCCTGGATTATCCTCTTCGTCGGCGAACAGATCAACGTCACCTTCGGTGAGATGTTCCAGGAAATCGTTCTCATCGTCGTGATTCCGGTTATTCTCGGCATTATCCTTCGCCGTGCTCTCGACAAACGTGCACCGCGGGCCGCAGAAGCGGGGCTGACGGTGTTCCCAGCGATCAGCGTGCTTGCAATCGTGACGATCGTTGCTGCCGTCATCGGCGGGACTGTCGATAATCTCCTCACAGCGAGCGGTATTGTGATTCTCGCTGTCCTGATCCACCACGCGATCGGCCTCGCGTCGGGGTACGGCACCGGCTATCTCACGAATATGTCTGATGCGCGCTCGCGTGCGCTCTCGTTCGAGGTTGGGATGCAAAACAGCGCGCTGGCAGTCGCAATCGCCGCTACGTTCTTTTCACCGCTCGCGTCACTGGTTCCCGCCGTCGCGGTCGTACTCCATCAGATCGCAGGTCCTGCAGTGGCGTCCTACTACGCCAGTCAGGAC
The DNA window shown above is from Natrialba magadii ATCC 43099 and carries:
- a CDS encoding bile acid:sodium symporter family protein, translated to MTTMDGVKKGSQLVTKFFVLWVIIAAVLAFAQPESFAWLGDYISYLLAIVMLGMGMTLTIEDFRRILERPRDVVLGAVAQWVIMPISAYALVVFLSLPAEIGIGLILLGAAPGGTASNVYTYLGKGDVALSVTVTSVTTLAAPIVMPAWIILFVGEQINVTFGEMFQEIVLIVVIPVILGIILRRALDKRAPRAAEAGLTVFPAISVLAIVTIVAAVIGGTVDNLLTASGIVILAVLIHHAIGLASGYGTGYLTNMSDARSRALSFEVGMQNSALAVAIAATFFSPLASLVPAVAVVLHQIAGPAVASYYASQDDETLYEATTDAIGD